GATTTGTGAATATTCTCAATAGACATATTCACAAGGTTCTCACATTTTACGCATCAAAATATCGCTGAGTTTAACTATTAGTAACCTTTTGTTAGCATGCATATAAATAATAAACATTGGATTCGTTATGTCGCAGTCATCACTTTCTCAAATTAACATTTTCCCGGTTAAATCTGTCGGTGGAATCTCTCTTTCAACATCGTGGGTAGAAAAGCAAGGTTTGAGCTTTGATCGTCGTTTTATGTTAGCTCTAGCTGATGGGGCAATGGTAACGGCAAGAAAATACCCAGTGATGGTTAAAGTTCAATCGAGCTTATTGCATGATGGCATCATCTTTACTTTCCCTGGTTTAGAGCCATTAAGGGTTAAATACCAACAATTCAAAATGCAAGAAACACCAGCAATTGTTTGGAAAGATAACTTCACAGCTTATACGACAACTGACGATGCAGATGATTGGTTCAGCCAAGTATTAGGGCAAAGGGTTGAGCTGCTTTTCTCTGGTGAGCAATCGAATCGAGTGCGCGAAAAAATTGGTCATAATGTCAGCTTTGCAGACGGTTACCCATTATTGGTGATTAGCCAAGCTTCTTTGGATGAGCTTAATCGTCGTAGCCCTGAAGAGCACTCAATGGATCAGTTTCGTACTAACTTAGTTGTCTCTGGTGATGAACCATTTATTGAAGATAGCTGGAAGCGGATTCGTATTGGTGATGTTGAGTTTGAAGCGGTGAAGGCATGTGAACGCTGTATTTTGACCACTGTTGATGTTGAAACGGCTGAATTTAGACCAAGTAAAGAGCCTTTGAATACCATGTCGAGCTTTAGAGCGAACGAGCGTGGTGGCGTATTTTTTGGGCAGAACTTAGTGGCTAAAAATGAGGGTATGATCCGTGTCGGTGATCAAATAGAAGTACTTGAAACTAAAGAGAAAGAATTCTACGAAGATACATGGAAAGCCTCTTTGACTCTTACTTGCGTTGAACGCGAAGAAGTCGCAAGAGACTTTACAACCTTTTGGCTTGAACCTGCAAAGGGTGAAGTACCAAATTATCAGCCTGGTCAGCACCTTCCGATTGAAATGAATGTAAATGGTAGCATTGTTTCCCGCCGCTATACTCTATCTTCTAGCCCTTCACGCGCTGGTCGGCTGGCGATATCGGTTAAACGTGTTGATGATGGACAGGTTTCTAATTGGTTAAATGACCACTTCCAAGTGGGTGACTCATTGGTCGCCCAAAACCCTGATGGTGCTTTCTTCTTAGAAGACAACCCGACAAGACCGTTATTACTTCTTTCTGCAGGAAGTGGCATCACTCCTATGTTATCGATGTTACGTTACTTATCTGATCATAATCAGGTGAATGATGTGGTTTTCTACCATCAGTGTACGGAAGAGCAAGACATCCCATACAGAGAAGAGTTAGAGCAACTTGAAGCTAAACATAACGGTTTAAAAGTGATGATCTCGTTGACTCAACCTTCTGGAAAGTGGTCTGGTTTATCAGGACGCCTAAGTGTGTCGCATGTCGCTAAGGTTGAAACTGTACATCACAGGCAGGCATTTGTTTGTGGACCTGAAGGTTTCATGCAAGACGCTAAAAAACTACTGATTCAATTTGGCTTAAATCCGCAGCATTACCACCAAGAAGCATTTGGAGTCAATCAAGCATCAGACGAGCCTGTGGTAGCACTTCAATTGAGTGTAAATGGCTATTTATTCGATGGTGATAATCAATCTACTTTACTTGAACAAGCTGAAGCTGCAGGTGTTGCGATTGCTTCAAGCTGCCGGGCGGGTTTTTGTGGAGCTTGCAAAGTAACTCTGGAATCTGGTCAAGTACATCAACCTGACGTTCCCGCATTGCAAGAGCATGAACGAAATATGGGGCAAGTACTAGCATGCTGCTGTATCCCGAAAACCGATATTGAAGTTGTTGATTAAAGCGAATATTGAGACTGTGATAGACCTCGTAAGTGTTCGCTAGAATATGTTGTCAAAAAAGGGCAGATATCGTTGAGATACCTGCCCTTTGTAATTAGATTCATTTAGAAAAACGTAAGAACGAATTAATCGTAAATCGTCGGAATAGGCTGACGTTTGTGTTGAGTCGCTTTGTAAATAGCAACCAATCGCTCAGTTACGTATTCAGGGACTTCCTTCCCTTCCAAAAAGTCGTCAATCTGGTCGTAAGTGAGATCTAGTGCGTCTTCGTCCGCTTTTTGCGGGTCAAGCTCTTCTAAATCAGCCGTTGGAACCTTATGTACGAGTAACTCAGGGGCGCCCAGCGTAGCTGAAAGCTCACGAACTTGGCGTTTGTTCAAGCCGAATAACGGTGCGAGATCACAAGCACCATCGCCATGTTTTGTATAAAATCCAGTGATATTCTCTGCAGAATGGTCAGTACCAATTACTAAGCCGCCCACATAGCCAGCAATCTCGTATTGAGCAATCATACGTGCACGTGCTTTTACGTTGCCTTTAACAAAATCTAGCTTTGCAGTATCTGTTGGCAATAAGCCTGTACCTTCTAGGGCAACATGAGAAGCGGCATGCAAACCATCTACGCCTGCTTTAATATTGACTGATACTGAATGTGAAGGCTGAATAAATGATAGAGCCAATTGTGCTTCATCTTCATCTTTCTGTTCACCGTAAGGCAAGCGAACGGCAATGAACTGATAATCATTAGTTGCAGAAGCTTCATTTAAGCCATCAACCGCTAGTTGAGCAAGGCGACCACATGTTGTGGAATCTACGCCACCACTAATACCTAGGATTAAAGACTTACAACCTGATTGCTGTAATTTTGTTTTGATGAACTCAACTCGTCGGTTGATTTCGAAGTGTGGGTCGATAGACGGAAGCACACGCATTTCATCACGGATCAACTGTTCCATTCGTTTTCCTTTCCTGCAAGCAATTTAAAATTCTAGTGTTATCATACCTAAATCACTCGATTAAAAAACCTATTTGCGTAGGCTCTCATAGAGAAGAACAGGATCAACATGCTGAAAATAGCGGTATTCGGAAGTGCATTTAATCCACCTAGTTTAGGGCACAAAAATGTTATTGAGTCGCTTGCTCATTTTGACAAAATTCTACTGGTTCCAAGTATTGCCCATGCTTGGGGAAAGGAAATGTTAGATTTTGATATTCGGTGTCAGCTGGTGGAAGCTTTCATTCAAGACATCGAATTAAGTCACGTAGAGTTGTCAGATATCGAAAAATGCCTTCATACGCCCGGTGAAAGTGTCACGACCTATGCTGTACTTAACAAAATTAAAGAAAAATATTCAAATGCCGATATAACATTTGTAATTGGCCCTGATAACTTTTTTAAATTTTCGTCTTTTTATAAAGCTGAAGAGATAACAAAGACTTGGGCTGTGATGGCTTGCCCAGAGAAAGTTAATATTCGAAGTACAGATATCCGAAATGCTATTTCTAATGGAACAGATATCAAAGATCTGACTACTTCATCAGTTACAAAGATGTTGCAAGACGGTGAGCTGTATAAGATAATTCAAGCCCTATAATCCAGAGGTCTGATGACTATGCTAAAAAGAACAACAACAGCATTGCTTTTAATTGTGAGCTGTATGCACGCAAATGCTAGCTGTAATCTTTTTAGTGATGAGTCTGTGATGCTAAATCAAGATGAAGCACTAGGCTGCCAAGAATTTACAGACAGCTGGGATTATGTCGAACAGCAAGTCATTAGTTTAGGCGGTTTGTTGGATGAAGATACTGAGTCGACCGACGATTATTGGAGTGACTGGGCTCTGAAATCGAAAGACGCCCCAATTCTTACTCAGAACATTTCATCAAACTATTTTGGCTTGGGCA
This Vibrio gallaecicus DNA region includes the following protein-coding sequences:
- a CDS encoding nicotinate-nicotinamide nucleotide adenylyltransferase produces the protein MLKIAVFGSAFNPPSLGHKNVIESLAHFDKILLVPSIAHAWGKEMLDFDIRCQLVEAFIQDIELSHVELSDIEKCLHTPGESVTTYAVLNKIKEKYSNADITFVIGPDNFFKFSSFYKAEEITKTWAVMACPEKVNIRSTDIRNAISNGTDIKDLTTSSVTKMLQDGELYKIIQAL
- a CDS encoding hybrid-cluster NAD(P)-dependent oxidoreductase, coding for MSQSSLSQINIFPVKSVGGISLSTSWVEKQGLSFDRRFMLALADGAMVTARKYPVMVKVQSSLLHDGIIFTFPGLEPLRVKYQQFKMQETPAIVWKDNFTAYTTTDDADDWFSQVLGQRVELLFSGEQSNRVREKIGHNVSFADGYPLLVISQASLDELNRRSPEEHSMDQFRTNLVVSGDEPFIEDSWKRIRIGDVEFEAVKACERCILTTVDVETAEFRPSKEPLNTMSSFRANERGGVFFGQNLVAKNEGMIRVGDQIEVLETKEKEFYEDTWKASLTLTCVEREEVARDFTTFWLEPAKGEVPNYQPGQHLPIEMNVNGSIVSRRYTLSSSPSRAGRLAISVKRVDDGQVSNWLNDHFQVGDSLVAQNPDGAFFLEDNPTRPLLLLSAGSGITPMLSMLRYLSDHNQVNDVVFYHQCTEEQDIPYREELEQLEAKHNGLKVMISLTQPSGKWSGLSGRLSVSHVAKVETVHHRQAFVCGPEGFMQDAKKLLIQFGLNPQHYHQEAFGVNQASDEPVVALQLSVNGYLFDGDNQSTLLEQAEAAGVAIASSCRAGFCGACKVTLESGQVHQPDVPALQEHERNMGQVLACCCIPKTDIEVVD
- the nadE gene encoding ammonia-dependent NAD(+) synthetase, translating into MEQLIRDEMRVLPSIDPHFEINRRVEFIKTKLQQSGCKSLILGISGGVDSTTCGRLAQLAVDGLNEASATNDYQFIAVRLPYGEQKDEDEAQLALSFIQPSHSVSVNIKAGVDGLHAASHVALEGTGLLPTDTAKLDFVKGNVKARARMIAQYEIAGYVGGLVIGTDHSAENITGFYTKHGDGACDLAPLFGLNKRQVRELSATLGAPELLVHKVPTADLEELDPQKADEDALDLTYDQIDDFLEGKEVPEYVTERLVAIYKATQHKRQPIPTIYD